From Pseudomonadota bacterium:
TTTTCCAGAATCATCTGAAGTCGAAACCCGGCAATTTTTTGTAGTTGAAGACCCCAGTGAACTTCTGGGGGAGAATGTTACCATTCCTGAAGATGATCCACAAATCATTGTCAGCACCACCAATGGCTATGTCAAGGTAGAGAATAATCGCATTGAGGTACGCGATACGCTTATCATTGATGGTGATGTCAATTTCAAGACCGGCAATCTTGATTTCATCGGCAAAATCATTGTCAGGGGCTCTGTTTTTTCCGGCTTCAGCGTCAAGGCAAAACAGTTAATCGTTGAAGGCAGTATCGAAGGTGCCCATATTGAAATTGATGAAGATCTGATTGTCCGCGGCGGAATTATCGCCTGCCAGGAAAAGGGCGTCTACTGCGGTGGAACTATTCTGACAAAATATGTTGAAAACTCCAGGATTCAAGCCCGGGGAAACATTTTCATTGAAAAGTCAGCTCTCCATAGCCAAATTATAACTGCCGGCAGTATAATTTTTCTCCATGAACCGGGAGTTATCGTCGGCGGTACCTGCCAGGTGAAAAACAGCATTTATGCTAAAATCGTCGGCGCAAAATGGGCAACAGCCACCAAAATTTCCCTGGGAGTTGATCCCTTCCGGTTGCAGGAAAAGGATAAACAGCAAGAAGCGGTTCACAAAATACAAGATGACCTTCAATCACTCCAGGGTCGCCTGGAAGAGATTCATCTCTTTTTTGAACAGGAGCATGAACAGGTCAGCAGGAAAGAAACAAAAGCACTCCAGGAAGAGCAGGAACTGCTGCAGGCTAAACTTTTATATCTTGGCGAGCGGGTAATGGCAGAACAGAAAAAACTGAATTCCCTTGAAGATGCGATTACCCTGGAACAGGAGATCAATGCCAATTGCCGGCTATACGCCTTTGACACCATTTTCCCGGGAGTTGAAATTAAGAT
This genomic window contains:
- a CDS encoding FapA family protein — translated: MSYQVTLYSQNPRQDPVQDSQQIDYHEQHFIENVVVRQVLARIKPLSENYFPESSEVETRQFFVVEDPSELLGENVTIPEDDPQIIVSTTNGYVKVENNRIEVRDTLIIDGDVNFKTGNLDFIGKIIVRGSVFSGFSVKAKQLIVEGSIEGAHIEIDEDLIVRGGIIACQEKGVYCGGTILTKYVENSRIQARGNIFIEKSALHSQIITAGSIIFLHEPGVIVGGTCQVKNSIYAKIVGAKWATATKISLGVDPFRLQEKDKQQEAVHKIQDDLQSLQGRLEEIHLFFEQEHEQVSRKETKALQEEQELLQAKLLYLGERVMAEQKKLNSLEDAITLEQEINANCRLYAFDTIFPGVEIKIKESNIKSDSIHKGVFYYEENQEIKTGKT